A region from the Haloarcula sp. CBA1127 genome encodes:
- a CDS encoding PQQ-binding-like beta-propeller repeat protein — translation MGSQSQETEKVDQSGTKEGTATQTDLPAKEWTQSFPAPPTTQPLIRDGNVFVGCQDHNLYKIDLQTGQQEFAVDVGDEVGRGLTYAEGVIYGSSPAGVFGIDTETGEITFSTSEQITGFGINTPLVSQGRLYYSSGSRLTAFDIASGDRIWDKRTASWGGQPDLADGTLIVSDAGDTDTIPSEKSRIYGLDPTDGSVQWKTDITSDSLVSAVALSSDRTLSVFVGRYGLTAAFDTATGEERWRATVDRDGNVVGQPVVTQGLVIVPLGGNGIYAYDVTSGSRQWSINGTEVGTGYRIEALNGHLITAKSSLYELAIADGTLKQTHDLSPSVAESLLPAVEEDYFVYPTASSSIRLVKRTQ, via the coding sequence ATGGGCAGTCAATCACAGGAAACAGAGAAAGTGGATCAATCAGGCACAAAAGAGGGCACGGCGACACAAACGGATCTACCAGCTAAAGAGTGGACCCAGTCGTTTCCGGCCCCACCAACAACCCAACCGTTGATTCGTGACGGGAACGTCTTCGTTGGATGTCAAGATCACAATCTATACAAGATTGACCTGCAGACTGGACAGCAAGAGTTCGCGGTAGATGTTGGAGATGAGGTCGGTAGAGGGCTCACATATGCTGAAGGAGTAATCTACGGCAGTAGTCCCGCTGGTGTCTTCGGCATTGACACTGAAACTGGTGAAATAACGTTTTCCACCAGCGAGCAAATAACTGGATTCGGTATCAATACGCCGCTTGTCTCCCAGGGCCGCTTATACTATTCATCGGGTTCCCGGCTTACTGCATTTGACATCGCATCCGGCGACCGTATATGGGACAAACGAACGGCTTCGTGGGGTGGTCAACCGGATTTAGCGGATGGCACGCTAATCGTGAGTGATGCGGGCGATACGGATACAATTCCAAGTGAAAAAAGTCGTATTTACGGGCTAGATCCAACAGATGGCTCTGTCCAATGGAAGACTGACATCACAAGCGATTCGCTGGTATCTGCTGTTGCACTCTCATCAGATCGTACTCTCTCGGTGTTTGTCGGTCGCTACGGACTTACTGCAGCGTTTGACACGGCAACTGGAGAAGAGCGCTGGCGGGCGACTGTTGACAGGGATGGCAATGTCGTTGGTCAACCAGTCGTCACCCAAGGACTTGTGATTGTGCCGCTCGGGGGTAATGGCATTTATGCGTATGATGTTACATCAGGCAGTCGTCAATGGTCTATAAATGGAACCGAAGTTGGAACTGGCTATCGTATTGAGGCCCTCAATGGGCATCTCATCACTGCAAAATCATCACTCTACGAACTCGCTATTGCGGATGGGACACTCAAACAGACACACGACCTATCACCTAGCGTAGCAGAGTCATTGCTTCCAGCGGTTGAAGAGGATTATTTTGTTTATCCTACAGCCTCCTCTTCAATTCGGTTAGTCAAGCGAACTCAGTGA
- a CDS encoding PH domain-containing protein — protein sequence MSQQDQQTSNESNQSTTTGQSDDHEKVILETNPTTKPTLIRLAVVLLLSLGVVGYLQLNPEALGSPDITNTAALVVLLLGLVLTVRFLVRTIILVRTTYTVTSSRVEQEYELLFRTHSKGIRFDKLRSHELNQNRIQSTLGYGTISMNRGLGPLRLENVDEPEAVYETIRTCAK from the coding sequence ATGTCACAACAAGACCAACAGACATCGAATGAATCGAATCAGTCGACTACCACAGGCCAATCAGATGATCACGAAAAAGTCATTCTCGAAACCAATCCGACGACCAAGCCAACGTTGATTCGACTGGCCGTCGTCTTACTCCTCAGTCTGGGTGTGGTTGGGTACCTCCAACTCAATCCAGAGGCACTTGGATCGCCAGATATCACAAATACGGCAGCACTCGTTGTCCTGTTGCTCGGACTTGTATTGACAGTCCGGTTTCTGGTCCGAACTATTATTCTCGTTAGGACAACCTATACTGTTACGAGCAGTCGCGTTGAACAAGAGTACGAGCTCCTGTTCCGTACCCACTCAAAGGGGATCCGATTCGATAAACTCCGGAGTCACGAACTGAACCAGAACCGTATCCAGTCGACCCTGGGGTACGGGACAATCTCGATGAACCGTGGGCTGGGTCCGCTTCGATTAGAGAACGTCGACGAGCCTGAGGCCGTCTACGAAACCATTAGAACGTGTGCCAAGTAA
- a CDS encoding transposase: MSTVDDDAPALAGAIVYHAGEVCESADHLWRVLGEVSIPVDGLTDDRQQHKAANGTEPMARVYLYQEIYDLAQSEVADRLENRPSLLKTLDLDKAPSQQSLSYAWKQFSEQTKRTLNAAATGIAQEAVDRGVILKARVPLIPDEDDIEEDGDEPTVTREHVRKQGTKIVELARRHAFGEFDSDRAQNRVYEDEQILDLFASACLTQGSAHSEGEAGWFLDENDACDDSTFLRVIKQFAMPADRDVPVSLQDQQIEDIVAFTEVFREYLMDAFDTATENILQTIRYEDPFDDRHVVAAVDFTHVPYHVWPWIDKDEQIPKSTYPPMVSGYVDDGELKHGYTFATITIVGNDVPIILGIEGVKEHSDWEPAEAPADSKADVVGRLLSRAQQYVDLDEILLDRGFYAKEVRAEINSRGLLYTMPVPKYESDYKAIKHIKSKDGVDAAVNHDVPVGMDGDVDHTAEYLYVPATSDDAEGKYAVFVTNRDHVAPDEIAHVTNGYSRRWDIENQYKSVKAYLPKTSSTDYRIRLFNFTFAALLYNLWRLTDFLVKVGIEREIRSPPVVTARTFVRAVGHSLREVG; this comes from the coding sequence ATGTCGACGGTTGATGACGACGCCCCCGCGCTCGCGGGGGCGATCGTCTATCACGCTGGGGAAGTCTGTGAATCAGCGGATCATCTCTGGCGTGTCCTTGGAGAGGTATCGATTCCAGTTGATGGACTTACCGACGACCGCCAGCAACACAAGGCCGCAAACGGCACTGAACCGATGGCTCGGGTGTATCTCTATCAGGAGATCTACGACCTCGCCCAGAGCGAGGTCGCAGATCGCCTCGAAAACCGACCGTCACTCCTGAAGACGCTTGATTTGGACAAGGCACCGAGCCAGCAATCACTCTCGTACGCGTGGAAGCAGTTCAGTGAACAGACCAAACGGACGCTCAACGCGGCAGCTACAGGTATCGCCCAAGAAGCCGTTGACCGCGGCGTCATCTTGAAAGCACGAGTTCCACTCATCCCAGATGAAGATGATATCGAAGAAGACGGTGATGAACCAACCGTCACACGCGAACACGTTCGAAAGCAGGGGACCAAGATCGTCGAGCTCGCCCGAAGGCACGCCTTCGGCGAGTTCGACTCTGATAGGGCTCAAAATAGAGTTTACGAGGACGAACAGATCCTCGATCTGTTCGCCTCGGCATGCCTCACTCAAGGAAGCGCCCATTCAGAGGGTGAAGCTGGCTGGTTTCTTGACGAGAACGATGCCTGTGACGACTCTACGTTCCTCCGAGTGATCAAGCAGTTCGCAATGCCGGCTGATCGAGACGTGCCCGTCTCGCTCCAAGACCAACAGATCGAGGATATCGTCGCGTTCACCGAGGTGTTCCGCGAGTATCTCATGGACGCGTTCGATACTGCCACCGAGAACATCCTCCAGACGATACGTTACGAAGATCCATTCGACGACCGCCACGTCGTGGCGGCCGTCGATTTCACCCACGTCCCCTATCACGTCTGGCCGTGGATTGACAAGGACGAACAGATTCCAAAGTCGACGTACCCGCCGATGGTGAGCGGGTACGTCGACGACGGTGAGTTGAAACACGGCTACACGTTCGCGACGATCACAATCGTCGGGAACGACGTTCCGATTATCCTGGGGATTGAGGGCGTCAAAGAACACTCAGACTGGGAACCAGCCGAGGCGCCGGCTGACTCGAAAGCAGACGTCGTTGGGCGTCTGCTTTCGAGAGCCCAGCAGTACGTCGATCTGGACGAAATCCTGCTGGATCGTGGCTTCTACGCGAAAGAGGTCCGTGCAGAGATCAACAGTCGTGGCCTACTGTACACGATGCCAGTACCGAAATATGAGTCAGACTACAAGGCGATCAAACACATCAAGAGCAAAGACGGGGTAGACGCCGCTGTCAATCACGACGTCCCCGTCGGGATGGACGGGGACGTCGATCATACTGCAGAATATCTGTACGTTCCAGCCACCAGTGACGACGCTGAAGGCAAGTATGCCGTATTCGTGACCAATCGCGATCACGTCGCTCCCGACGAGATCGCTCACGTGACGAACGGCTACAGCCGTCGCTGGGATATCGAAAACCAGTACAAGTCGGTGAAGGCGTACCTTCCGAAGACCTCCTCAACAGACTACCGAATACGGTTGTTCAACTTCACGTTCGCAGCGTTACTGTACAATCTGTGGCGTCTCACTGACTTTCTGGTGAAAGTCGGCATAGAACGAGAGATCAGGTCGCCACCGGTCGTGACCGCCAGGACGTTCGTCCGGGCGGTCGGCCACTCTCTCCGAGAAGTCGGATGA
- a CDS encoding site-specific integrase, giving the protein MPKSADSDSEPGQHDSSPGIERTKPWHSADDVPWTLLTEAQLADAYEAVVVPALRRDGQDPETDRPSYEWLSNNGFRGLTYALKEYHDTTFATFWSEMLDYDTESSGYDWDIEHDETRESFQEYFDAKQSAADDWTDSTRETMRYRLARYARSYRERHDTDDLLSPVDADSDITETEAVDRCRETFAYMSNEYAESTIARVHDAIRTWYGWLEDRHVATVNPTNGAEDWFSWTRSSDTDPVALEPEHVRAMFDAAITSLDRMLIVALAGWGLRAGEVAALHQDQLHLDADDPYIQFDERKNGPGTVAIVFGEDVARRHVSRVDGYLFPSERSKTGHVDGTTIAGWFHDLADTAGVPEEIDGVARKPHMGRRFWYDAYSSTTEDLLEHVQDIADEQGSASAKVVFEDYLTDERKRELRREFMREKLSDAFGNESS; this is encoded by the coding sequence ATGCCGAAATCGGCTGATTCAGATTCAGAACCGGGACAGCACGACAGTTCCCCCGGAATTGAGCGAACGAAGCCGTGGCACTCGGCCGACGACGTGCCCTGGACGCTGCTCACCGAAGCCCAGCTCGCCGACGCGTACGAGGCCGTGGTCGTTCCGGCGCTGCGACGCGACGGCCAAGACCCCGAGACCGACCGCCCCTCCTACGAGTGGCTCTCGAACAACGGCTTCCGCGGGCTCACGTACGCGCTGAAAGAGTACCACGACACCACCTTCGCCACGTTCTGGTCAGAGATGCTGGACTACGACACCGAATCCAGTGGGTACGACTGGGACATCGAACATGACGAGACACGCGAGTCCTTCCAGGAGTATTTCGATGCCAAGCAATCGGCCGCGGACGACTGGACGGACAGCACCCGCGAGACCATGCGCTACCGGCTCGCCCGCTACGCTCGCTCCTACCGGGAGCGCCACGACACCGACGATCTCCTCTCGCCCGTCGACGCCGACAGCGACATCACAGAAACCGAAGCCGTCGACCGCTGCCGGGAGACCTTCGCCTACATGTCGAATGAGTACGCTGAGTCCACCATCGCACGCGTGCACGATGCAATACGGACGTGGTACGGCTGGCTCGAAGATCGGCATGTAGCCACTGTCAACCCCACCAACGGGGCTGAAGATTGGTTCTCGTGGACTCGCTCTTCGGACACTGACCCGGTCGCCCTCGAGCCCGAGCACGTCCGGGCCATGTTCGACGCCGCCATCACCAGCCTCGACCGGATGCTCATCGTCGCACTCGCGGGCTGGGGGCTACGCGCTGGCGAGGTCGCGGCGCTGCACCAGGACCAGCTCCATCTCGATGCCGACGACCCATACATTCAGTTCGACGAGCGAAAGAACGGGCCCGGGACCGTCGCCATCGTCTTCGGCGAAGACGTAGCCCGGCGGCACGTCTCCCGAGTCGATGGCTATCTGTTCCCCTCGGAGCGCTCGAAAACCGGCCACGTCGACGGCACGACAATCGCGGGCTGGTTCCACGACCTCGCCGACACAGCTGGGGTCCCCGAGGAGATCGACGGCGTCGCCCGGAAACCGCATATGGGGCGACGCTTCTGGTACGACGCCTATTCGAGCACAACGGAGGACCTGCTGGAACACGTCCAAGATATCGCCGACGAACAGGGCAGTGCAAGTGCGAAAGTAGTCTTTGAGGATTACCTGACCGACGAGCGGAAACGAGAACTCCGACGAGAGTTCATGCGAGAGAAACTTTCAGATGCGTTCGGTAACGAGTCATCGTAG
- a CDS encoding ParA family protein codes for MLSYTVYSEAGGVGKTSLTANLAVAHARAGLDVLTIPLDPQDGDLSRLLGVDDDRADSSSDNLVRHMVNSPRGPFEDLICTADGVDVVPEHNMLSDLSDHLSREQDKAEDLGDAYNIYAQLQRVLRDAGVADKYDILICDPPATESDHLYNAIYATRNLVIPVEPSWKGQASVEGLAELASNFADQLNIDVGVLGAVPNGVKNTSDQREMLDDIEFATPETIGDRTSLMEGCWKQQCSAFRYVQEHRDRRRDYEVETLAQFDRLARFFEAEGGVDAPSPPEPGALEETA; via the coding sequence ATGCTGAGCTACACAGTGTACTCTGAAGCTGGGGGCGTCGGCAAGACATCGCTGACCGCGAACCTCGCCGTCGCACACGCCCGGGCCGGTCTCGATGTCCTGACCATCCCACTCGATCCACAGGATGGTGACCTCTCCAGACTGCTGGGCGTCGACGACGACCGCGCCGACAGTAGCTCCGACAACCTCGTCCGGCATATGGTAAACAGCCCCCGAGGACCGTTCGAGGACCTCATTTGTACCGCCGACGGCGTTGACGTCGTCCCAGAACACAATATGCTTTCGGACCTCTCGGACCACCTGTCCCGTGAGCAAGACAAAGCTGAGGACCTCGGCGACGCGTACAACATCTACGCGCAGTTGCAGCGTGTACTTCGTGACGCCGGCGTTGCCGACAAGTACGACATCCTCATCTGTGACCCACCGGCAACTGAGTCGGACCACCTCTACAACGCAATCTACGCGACGCGGAATCTCGTCATCCCCGTCGAACCTTCCTGGAAGGGGCAGGCCAGTGTCGAGGGGCTTGCCGAGCTCGCTAGTAACTTCGCTGACCAGCTCAATATCGATGTCGGCGTCCTCGGCGCCGTCCCGAACGGTGTCAAGAACACGAGCGACCAGCGCGAGATGCTCGATGACATCGAGTTCGCCACGCCAGAGACCATCGGCGACAGGACATCGCTCATGGAAGGCTGCTGGAAGCAGCAGTGCTCTGCATTCCGATATGTCCAAGAGCATCGCGACCGCCGCCGCGACTACGAGGTCGAGACGCTTGCTCAGTTTGACCGTCTCGCCCGGTTCTTTGAGGCCGAAGGCGGCGTCGATGCACCGAGTCCGCCCGAGCCCGGCGCACTGGAGGAAACAGCATGA
- a CDS encoding phage integrase SAM-like domain-containing protein, protein MSDDRSSSRLESALDESFGRYLQDKGKGRGGDAGNYRRNAARELERFAEWAADDRGGDDWTGIIPDNVDRDPTFDDLDERVFREYTQHLSGDRGLKQNTVQTYYRYISAWCRNR, encoded by the coding sequence GTGAGCGACGATCGGTCTTCTTCTCGTCTCGAAAGCGCTCTCGACGAGAGCTTCGGGCGCTACCTCCAGGACAAGGGGAAAGGCCGCGGTGGCGACGCCGGGAACTATCGACGAAACGCTGCACGCGAGTTGGAACGATTTGCGGAGTGGGCCGCCGACGACCGCGGCGGCGATGACTGGACCGGGATTATTCCTGACAACGTCGACCGAGATCCGACCTTCGATGATCTCGATGAACGCGTCTTCCGGGAGTATACCCAGCATCTCAGCGGAGATCGTGGCCTCAAGCAGAATACTGTACAAACCTATTACCGCTATATCTCTGCGTGGTGTCGCAACAGATGA
- a CDS encoding helix-turn-helix domain-containing protein: MAQSPPRSGRPPIQQLQTVADLLDTPALARLYAHILQHGPVTVSKLVDELDIPQGTAYDYVQHLETAGLVEKTRDQRPYEYDAESIALTLSTDGETQTITPALIAAVARRDQDEDIDVYIERHGLDGLAVALAYAYEYVDGTVNHRIAARELDLSPLEAEIILQALEPVATEYVDAVA; encoded by the coding sequence ATGGCGCAATCACCTCCCCGGTCAGGCCGGCCACCAATTCAGCAGCTTCAGACGGTGGCCGACCTTCTCGACACGCCGGCACTCGCTCGGCTGTATGCCCATATCTTGCAACACGGTCCGGTCACCGTGTCCAAACTGGTCGACGAGCTCGACATTCCACAGGGGACTGCCTACGACTATGTGCAGCATCTCGAAACAGCTGGCTTAGTGGAGAAGACCCGTGATCAACGCCCGTACGAATACGACGCCGAGTCGATTGCACTCACACTCTCGACGGATGGTGAGACCCAAACGATCACGCCGGCACTTATCGCCGCCGTGGCGCGTCGCGACCAGGACGAAGACATCGACGTCTATATCGAGCGCCATGGCCTCGACGGTCTTGCTGTCGCCCTCGCATACGCCTACGAATACGTCGACGGCACGGTCAACCATCGGATTGCGGCCCGGGAACTTGACCTGTCACCGCTTGAAGCCGAGATCATTCTCCAGGCGCTGGAACCGGTTGCCACTGAGTACGTCGACGCGGTTGCATGA
- a CDS encoding PQQ-binding-like beta-propeller repeat protein, whose protein sequence is MTISSDTTRRQIIATLGGLSFSTGCLSFTDSSDTSQTAIERTSPNSSSSTASVQTTDTKSPTQTAQSSTPAVEITEHWTYQQDVTSFTTQQDLDEGLIVCSPETAFVRLKKSDGSVQWRQSISGSGSTDQNISTRGAVSGSQVIVGGGTHLYALDINTGEVNWATEIPAQEPLHNTTTEIVTSDNVAICGYSYSLENGEDFAGLAGLNVESGEIKWNKTHDEIASTYDSWLGIQSLLPPIGDRVIVAGWNQAFWVNISTGKVGNTALADARYEFQLSDDTLYSTDAGKLYKWTIGSGGLTEEWMFEPLGRTTSAPAIGDDTAYVPADDTGIYAVSEGNQQWRFQADSTVQTQPAVGETGVWVAEDSLYWITKSSGQGVMKALDQIPYALSTTGNRCFLTGTDGTVCFQVRDL, encoded by the coding sequence ATGACTATATCATCAGATACGACTCGTCGACAGATAATCGCGACATTGGGTGGACTGTCATTTTCTACGGGGTGCCTTAGCTTTACTGACAGTAGCGATACGTCACAGACTGCGATAGAACGTACATCACCTAATAGTAGCTCAAGTACAGCATCTGTTCAAACTACGGATACCAAATCGCCAACTCAAACGGCTCAATCAAGTACTCCTGCGGTTGAAATCACGGAACATTGGACCTACCAACAGGACGTGACCTCATTTACGACCCAACAAGATCTCGATGAGGGATTGATTGTCTGTTCACCAGAAACGGCATTTGTCCGACTAAAGAAGAGTGATGGTAGTGTTCAATGGCGGCAATCGATCAGTGGATCCGGCTCAACTGATCAGAATATTTCCACTCGCGGCGCTGTGAGCGGGTCGCAAGTGATTGTTGGAGGGGGAACACATCTTTATGCTCTGGATATCAACACCGGAGAAGTCAACTGGGCGACCGAAATTCCAGCACAAGAACCGTTGCACAACACCACAACGGAAATCGTGACTTCAGATAATGTCGCGATTTGTGGATATAGTTATAGTCTGGAAAATGGGGAGGACTTCGCTGGTCTGGCGGGCCTCAATGTTGAATCGGGCGAAATCAAGTGGAACAAAACCCACGATGAGATTGCGTCCACGTATGATAGCTGGCTTGGAATTCAGTCGCTCTTGCCGCCGATTGGGGATCGGGTTATAGTCGCTGGCTGGAACCAGGCGTTCTGGGTTAACATCTCGACAGGTAAGGTTGGAAATACGGCTCTGGCTGACGCCCGATATGAATTTCAACTATCTGATGACACACTCTATTCAACAGATGCGGGAAAACTCTACAAGTGGACTATCGGCTCTGGCGGACTAACAGAGGAATGGATGTTTGAACCACTTGGCAGAACGACTTCGGCACCGGCAATTGGGGATGATACGGCCTATGTTCCCGCAGATGATACCGGTATCTACGCCGTCTCTGAAGGGAATCAACAATGGCGGTTCCAAGCTGATAGTACGGTCCAAACCCAACCCGCTGTGGGTGAAACCGGCGTCTGGGTTGCCGAAGACTCGCTATACTGGATTACTAAATCAAGTGGTCAAGGTGTCATGAAAGCTCTTGACCAGATTCCATACGCACTCTCCACAACTGGAAATCGGTGCTTCCTAACTGGTACCGACGGAACCGTTTGTTTCCAGGTTCGTGACTTGTAA
- a CDS encoding transposase: MVASCDSQRSVFRRIAQQSYAEWPAYDSTSLYDRNSLAGLKEDIWTVASTWFDHQAHHSVDEFVSHYPVAYVEFGPHDRYSGAIQYEMSQLFRLFLLKELHGWTHETALLTYLTHHPELREQLDIETVPDQSTLWRSWHERFTTELRETIEAAARTILIKAQNAGVAVPREPERSFPSQDDEASKSDPDDQAVLDEAASITDHVSRIVLPAFSLDRGDGCEIHENAYWDLQTHLGLRERLAANEGARSFVHESSRDRTPLGHAHRDQIRDLSIEQVREMYRKAVNRLLDEVEETEEFFRAGIVAIDITEADPFKGDRTGHEDEIIGTQEKTDEYAYQWATVQLVGNAVPIVLDARPVRKGETRKEIVEDLLNSAEDLVHVDNVLMDREFDSQHIIEMLSQRGLSYVVPKRMQTSEKAQAKRLLQRGQDRYETDRKLHLGKNEWHETTLIYRRKEDSEHDDHRQYSVFMSNRGSGFLTEYGYRWEIESGYRSIKRFMAATTSKDFGLRFFYFAFACLLYSIWRAVDLLVQVELTGEYEHSPIVTADNTLTLLKKETGIG; the protein is encoded by the coding sequence GTGGTTGCGAGTTGCGACTCTCAACGCAGTGTCTTTCGACGAATCGCACAGCAGTCATACGCTGAGTGGCCAGCATATGATTCGACTTCACTCTACGACCGGAATTCTCTCGCCGGCCTGAAAGAAGACATCTGGACCGTTGCGTCCACATGGTTCGACCACCAGGCTCACCACTCCGTCGACGAGTTCGTATCTCACTACCCAGTAGCGTACGTCGAGTTTGGGCCACATGACCGGTATTCTGGAGCTATTCAGTACGAGATGTCCCAACTGTTCCGATTGTTCCTACTCAAAGAACTTCACGGCTGGACCCACGAGACGGCACTCCTCACGTATCTCACTCACCATCCTGAACTCCGTGAACAACTAGACATAGAGACGGTCCCAGACCAGTCGACGCTATGGCGAAGCTGGCACGAACGATTCACTACAGAGCTTCGCGAGACAATTGAGGCAGCTGCGCGGACAATTCTAATCAAAGCTCAGAACGCGGGCGTTGCTGTTCCGCGCGAGCCAGAACGTAGCTTTCCATCGCAAGATGACGAAGCGAGCAAATCAGACCCAGACGATCAAGCCGTTCTCGACGAAGCGGCATCGATTACGGACCACGTCAGCCGTATTGTCTTGCCAGCCTTCTCGTTAGATCGTGGTGATGGTTGTGAAATCCACGAGAACGCATATTGGGACTTACAAACGCATCTCGGACTTCGAGAACGGTTGGCTGCTAACGAGGGGGCTCGCAGTTTCGTTCACGAGTCGAGCCGGGACCGGACGCCGTTGGGACACGCCCATCGGGATCAGATTCGTGACCTCTCGATTGAACAGGTTCGGGAGATGTACCGGAAAGCTGTGAATCGGTTACTGGATGAAGTCGAAGAGACAGAGGAGTTCTTCCGAGCGGGGATCGTCGCTATCGATATTACTGAAGCGGACCCGTTCAAAGGCGACAGGACCGGGCACGAAGACGAGATTATTGGGACACAGGAGAAGACCGATGAGTACGCCTATCAGTGGGCGACGGTCCAACTGGTCGGCAACGCCGTTCCAATCGTGCTGGATGCGCGCCCGGTCCGAAAGGGTGAGACTCGTAAAGAAATAGTCGAAGACTTGCTCAACTCTGCCGAGGACCTCGTTCACGTCGATAACGTGCTGATGGACCGCGAGTTTGACAGTCAGCATATTATAGAGATGCTTAGCCAGCGCGGGCTGTCGTACGTCGTCCCAAAGAGAATGCAGACGAGCGAGAAAGCACAGGCCAAGCGATTGCTCCAGCGGGGTCAAGACCGATACGAGACTGATAGGAAACTCCATCTCGGGAAGAACGAGTGGCACGAGACGACGCTGATCTACCGCCGGAAAGAAGACTCTGAGCACGACGATCACCGACAGTATTCGGTGTTCATGTCTAATCGCGGTAGTGGCTTCCTCACTGAGTACGGGTATCGGTGGGAGATCGAGAGTGGCTACAGGTCGATTAAGCGATTCATGGCCGCCACGACCTCGAAGGACTTCGGACTCCGATTCTTCTACTTCGCATTCGCGTGTCTGTTGTACTCGATTTGGCGTGCGGTGGATCTACTCGTACAGGTCGAATTGACCGGTGAATACGAACACTCGCCAATTGTGACAGCCGACAACACGCTGACGCTGTTGAAGAAAGAAACCGGAATCGGATAG
- a CDS encoding HPP family protein, with translation MPRDLYDCTASELATHSIEHLDRDTSPSDAAAWLNENGYDAAPVYADGDPVGFVHKNDITNSDKGETLSDSLTPLTIDYMISGDTPFTDLLSALIEKPLYFLGGHSHVTGILTRADLNTPPARIYLFDRITYLEQHLRELILDKKPDWRNSPVTTDELEGIDDRYEDAQAANVALNELHYAQFSTLETIVSSVKACWQVCGFSTKGSAGSRLHEVTQLRNDVAHANLLVENTDSNEFLSSGRTTENLYDTLETIEQVLTSLQEAGYAPETAEPQNPE, from the coding sequence ATGCCACGCGACCTCTATGACTGCACCGCGTCTGAACTTGCTACACACTCTATCGAACATCTCGACCGCGATACGTCACCAAGTGATGCCGCTGCGTGGCTCAATGAAAACGGATACGATGCGGCCCCGGTCTACGCTGACGGCGATCCAGTCGGATTCGTACATAAGAATGACATCACGAACAGCGATAAGGGAGAGACTCTCAGCGACTCTCTCACCCCACTGACCATCGATTATATGATCAGCGGCGACACCCCGTTTACAGACCTTCTTTCTGCCCTCATTGAGAAGCCCCTCTACTTCCTTGGCGGTCACAGCCACGTCACCGGTATCCTCACCCGAGCTGACCTCAATACCCCCCCAGCACGCATCTACCTCTTCGACCGTATCACATATCTTGAGCAACACCTGCGGGAACTCATCCTCGATAAGAAGCCAGACTGGAGAAATTCGCCAGTCACTACAGACGAACTCGAGGGTATTGATGACCGATATGAGGACGCACAAGCCGCTAACGTCGCTCTAAATGAGCTCCACTATGCCCAGTTTTCCACGCTCGAAACGATCGTTTCCAGCGTCAAGGCCTGCTGGCAAGTCTGCGGGTTCTCGACGAAAGGGAGCGCAGGATCACGCCTCCACGAAGTCACCCAGCTCCGCAATGACGTCGCCCATGCTAACCTTCTTGTAGAGAACACAGACAGTAACGAGTTCCTTAGCAGCGGTCGCACCACAGAAAACCTATACGACACTCTCGAAACAATCGAGCAAGTTCTGACAAGTCTCCAAGAGGCCGGGTACGCTCCAGAGACAGCGGAACCACAGAACCCCGAGTAA